Proteins encoded together in one Miscanthus floridulus cultivar M001 chromosome 16, ASM1932011v1, whole genome shotgun sequence window:
- the LOC136511142 gene encoding uncharacterized protein translates to MDEGSGLNIMYAKTLDEMGVDWMNLYPIQAPFHGVMPGKQAMLMGQIDLLVTFEDQSNYRTKTLTFDMVGFPRTFHAILGCPCYAKFMAIPSYTYLKLKMLGPREVITVYTSFWCVYECEVKCCGHAVVVVAFGELTTLREEVTKEAPDTKKSIGSFKSVEGSKEVLMDPSSPKGKKVRIGTTLSSK, encoded by the coding sequence atggacgaaggcagcggcctcaacatcatgtacgccaagacgctcgatgagatgggcgtcgactggATGAACCTCTACCCCATCCAAGCACCTTTCCATGGAGTCATGCCTGGCAAACAGGCCATGCTAATGGGACAGATCGATCTGCTGGTCACCTTCGAggatcagtccaattacaggactaagaccctcacctttgacatggtagggttccccagaaccttccacgccatcctaggatgtccatgttacgcaaagttcatggccatccccagctatacatacctcaagctaaagatgctgggtcCCCGCGAGGTCATCACCGTCTACACCTCCTTCTGGTGCGtttacgagtgcgaagtcaaaTGTTGCGGCCATGCCGTAGTAGTTGTCGCCTTCGGAGAGCTCACCACcctcagggaagaggtcaccaaagaagcgccCGACACGAAGAAATCGATAGGGTCATTCAAATCGGTAGAGggctctaaggaggtcctcatggaCCCCAGTAGCCCCAAGGGTAAaaaggtacgcattggtaccacactctcctccaaatag